A single window of Selenomonas sputigena DNA harbors:
- the rlmB gene encoding 23S rRNA (guanosine(2251)-2'-O)-methyltransferase RlmB: METKQKKRPAKEERTALKRGGRQEERRDTPSADEILVGRNAVFEALKAGRGINRILVAQGAKEAALAPLLSLAREQGVPVRASKREKLEQLAPDMRHQGVIAYAAPVAYASLDDVFACAEEKGEPPLLLLLDEIEDPHNFGALLRTADAAGVHGVLVPERRGCALTATVAKTSAGAVEHVRVVRIGNIVQEMKRLKERGLWFVGADMAGDEDMFHADLTGALCIVIGSEGKGLGRLVKETCDFLVRIPMHGAINSLNASVAGALLMYEARRARLLGRA; the protein is encoded by the coding sequence ATGGAAACGAAGCAGAAGAAACGGCCTGCGAAGGAAGAGCGGACGGCCTTGAAGCGCGGCGGGAGGCAGGAAGAGCGGCGCGATACGCCTTCTGCCGATGAGATTCTCGTCGGCAGGAACGCCGTCTTCGAGGCGCTGAAGGCGGGGCGCGGCATCAATCGTATCCTCGTCGCGCAGGGCGCGAAGGAGGCGGCGCTCGCGCCGCTTCTCTCGCTTGCACGCGAGCAAGGCGTGCCTGTGCGGGCGAGCAAGCGAGAGAAGCTCGAACAGCTCGCGCCCGACATGCGCCATCAGGGCGTCATCGCCTACGCTGCGCCCGTTGCCTACGCCTCGCTCGATGACGTCTTCGCGTGCGCCGAGGAAAAGGGCGAGCCGCCTCTTCTCCTGCTGCTCGATGAGATCGAAGATCCGCACAACTTCGGCGCACTCCTGCGCACGGCGGACGCGGCGGGTGTGCACGGCGTGCTCGTGCCCGAGCGCCGCGGCTGTGCGCTGACGGCGACGGTTGCCAAGACCTCGGCGGGCGCTGTCGAGCATGTGCGCGTCGTGCGCATCGGCAACATCGTTCAGGAGATGAAGCGACTCAAGGAGCGCGGCCTCTGGTTCGTCGGCGCCGATATGGCGGGCGATGAGGACATGTTCCATGCCGACTTGACGGGGGCTCTGTGCATCGTCATCGGCAGCGAGGGCAAGGGACTCGGCCGCCTCGTCAAGGAAACGTGCGACTTTCTCGTGCGCATCCCGATGCACGGGGCGATCAACTCGCTCAACGCTTCCGTCGCCGGGGCGCTCCTCATGTACGAGGCGAGGCGTGCGCGCCTCTTGGGAAGGGCGTAA
- a CDS encoding HAD family hydrolase, producing the protein MRKAVFFDLDGTIIDVTHKRPLPAEAVRTAIRRLQEAGHYAFVATGRPYSFIEQGLLDLGFDGFVLMNGAVVMIGGEIIFQKPLPPSLVCRIVRLAQEKGLDFCQESVDFTYMGAECKGLEAFFKSFDVPLDFFRRDFSWRDVVTYKMEFYATERTSFADFLQLPGVTGLVDAAHGRNFELYSAHESKGTGILHALEYIGVPVEESYAFGDGENDIEMMQTVAHALVMGNANERLLPHAETVVPTVLEDGAAWGIEHCILQDD; encoded by the coding sequence ATGAGAAAGGCGGTTTTCTTCGACCTCGACGGCACGATCATCGATGTCACGCACAAGAGGCCGCTGCCTGCCGAGGCGGTGCGCACGGCGATCCGCCGTCTGCAGGAAGCGGGACACTATGCCTTCGTTGCCACGGGGCGTCCGTACAGCTTCATTGAGCAGGGGCTGCTCGACCTCGGCTTCGACGGTTTCGTGCTCATGAACGGCGCCGTCGTCATGATCGGCGGTGAAATCATCTTCCAGAAGCCTCTGCCTCCTTCGCTCGTCTGCCGCATCGTGCGTCTGGCTCAGGAGAAGGGCTTAGACTTCTGCCAGGAGAGCGTGGACTTCACCTACATGGGCGCGGAATGCAAGGGGCTGGAAGCCTTCTTCAAGAGCTTCGATGTGCCGCTTGACTTCTTTCGCCGCGACTTTTCCTGGCGCGATGTCGTGACCTACAAGATGGAGTTTTATGCTACAGAGCGCACGTCCTTTGCGGACTTTCTGCAGCTTCCGGGCGTCACAGGGCTCGTCGATGCGGCGCACGGCAGGAACTTCGAGCTGTATTCCGCGCACGAATCGAAGGGCACGGGCATCCTTCATGCACTCGAATACATCGGTGTTCCCGTGGAAGAAAGCTACGCTTTCGGCGACGGCGAGAACGACATCGAGATGATGCAGACCGTCGCGCACGCCCTCGTCATGGGGAACGCCAACGAGAGGCTGCTGCCTCATGCTGAGACCGTTGTGCCCACGGTGCTGGAAGACGGTGCGGCATGGGGAATCGAGCATTGCATCTTGCAGGACGATTGA
- the thyX gene encoding FAD-dependent thymidylate synthase, with protein sequence MEIQLIAKTPNYLKTCWTAARTCYSADSPIELLAEEKSEADMLRLLERIMTSKHLSVVEHCSMTFAVKGVSRTLLAQYSRHRIGVSLSVQSQRYVSEQSEKQADGIFAHVVPETIREKEAAYARYLETMQVIQRAYDDLLALGVAKQDARFVLPGAACTNFVTTLNLRSFMDVYEKRVTTPGAQWEIRDMMLRMRDLLVEEEPWLTRYIVKPEVR encoded by the coding sequence TTGGAAATACAGTTGATTGCAAAGACGCCGAATTACCTCAAAACGTGCTGGACGGCAGCGCGTACCTGCTACAGCGCGGATTCGCCCATCGAGCTTCTGGCCGAGGAAAAGAGCGAGGCGGACATGCTGCGCCTGTTGGAGCGCATCATGACGAGCAAGCATCTTTCGGTCGTCGAGCACTGCTCGATGACGTTCGCCGTCAAGGGCGTCTCGCGCACGCTTCTCGCGCAGTATTCGCGCCACCGCATCGGCGTGTCCTTAAGCGTCCAGAGCCAGCGCTACGTTTCGGAGCAGTCGGAAAAGCAGGCGGACGGCATCTTCGCCCACGTCGTGCCCGAGACGATTCGTGAGAAGGAAGCGGCGTATGCGCGCTATCTTGAGACGATGCAGGTGATTCAGAGAGCTTACGACGATCTTCTCGCGCTCGGCGTGGCGAAGCAGGACGCACGCTTCGTGCTGCCGGGCGCGGCGTGCACGAACTTCGTGACGACGCTCAACCTGCGTTCCTTCATGGACGTCTACGAAAAGCGCGTGACGACGCCGGGCGCACAGTGGGAGATCCGCGACATGATGCTCAGGATGCGCGACCTCCTCGTCGAAGAAGAGCCGTGGCTCACGAGGTACATCGTGAAGCCCGAAGTGCGCTGA
- a CDS encoding NYN domain-containing protein: MAKKREHFIIDGYNVIHALPELASLAGDLAEARDRLLHLLMEYGAYEKYDMTVVFDALFASGEEHREQVAPHFEVIYTGEGVTADSCIERLAYESVRTSREVHVVTSDGAEQSAILGAGAYRISSAELWRRVKKTKKKIADEYLGEVTLPLSRNEVGSRIDSRTAAKLDALRKRSR; this comes from the coding sequence ATGGCGAAGAAGCGCGAGCATTTCATCATCGACGGCTACAACGTCATCCATGCGCTGCCCGAGCTGGCCTCCCTCGCGGGCGATCTTGCAGAAGCGCGTGACCGCTTGCTCCATCTGCTCATGGAGTACGGCGCTTACGAAAAATACGATATGACCGTCGTCTTTGACGCTCTCTTTGCAAGCGGCGAAGAGCACAGAGAACAGGTCGCGCCGCACTTCGAGGTCATCTACACGGGCGAGGGCGTGACGGCGGACAGCTGCATCGAGCGCCTTGCCTATGAATCCGTGCGCACCTCGCGCGAGGTGCACGTCGTGACCTCCGACGGCGCCGAGCAGTCGGCGATCCTCGGCGCGGGCGCCTATCGCATCTCATCGGCGGAGCTTTGGCGGCGCGTGAAGAAGACGAAGAAAAAGATTGCCGACGAGTACTTGGGCGAGGTGACGCTGCCCCTTTCGCGCAACGAAGTCGGCTCGCGCATCGACAGCCGCACGGCGGCGAAACTCGACGCTCTGCGAAAGCGCAGCCGCTGA
- the sigH gene encoding RNA polymerase sporulation sigma factor SigH has translation MEAEMRDSGNDTRFEGFDGLTDEEVISRIKENCSNIALDYLINKYRNFVRAKARSYFLIGADREDIVQEGMIGLYKAIRDFRNDRLSSFRAFAELCVTRQIITAIKTATRQKHIPLNSYISLNKPIYDEDSDRTLLDILPGARVSNPEELVISQEEFVDIEEKMEEILSDLEWRVLMSYLDGKSYQEIAVDLDRHVKSIDNALQRVKRKLERYMENRGDEVDITTVYRGLSTINHRMHDALDAQMQRK, from the coding sequence ATGGAAGCGGAAATGAGAGACAGCGGCAATGATACACGGTTTGAAGGATTTGACGGCCTGACGGATGAGGAAGTCATTTCTAGGATCAAGGAAAATTGCAGCAACATCGCTCTGGACTACTTGATCAACAAGTATCGCAACTTCGTTCGCGCGAAGGCGCGCTCCTACTTCCTCATCGGCGCTGACCGCGAGGACATCGTGCAGGAGGGAATGATCGGCCTTTACAAGGCGATTCGCGATTTCCGCAACGACCGCCTTTCGTCCTTTCGCGCGTTTGCTGAGCTCTGCGTGACGCGCCAGATCATTACGGCGATCAAGACGGCGACGCGCCAGAAGCACATCCCGCTGAATTCATACATATCGCTCAACAAGCCGATTTACGATGAGGATTCTGACCGCACACTCCTCGATATTCTGCCGGGAGCACGCGTTTCAAATCCCGAGGAGCTCGTCATCAGTCAGGAAGAGTTCGTCGATATCGAGGAAAAGATGGAAGAGATCCTGAGCGATCTCGAATGGCGCGTGCTCATGAGCTACCTCGACGGCAAGTCGTATCAGGAGATCGCCGTCGATCTCGACCGCCATGTCAAGTCCATCGACAATGCTCTGCAGCGCGTGAAGCGCAAGTTGGAGCGCTATATGGAAAACCGCGGGGACGAGGTTGACATCACGACGGTCTACCGAGGTTTGAGCACGATCAATCATCGTATGCACGACGCCCTTGACGCCCAGATGCAGCGGAAATAG